TCCAATAAAATTATCAGTTCTTCTTTAGACTCATCGTATATCACGTTAAACATCAAAATACAGCAAGACTATACACTGTATTCTTATCCCAAAGAACTGGCCCAAGTACTTTTGAATATTCTTCAAAATGCAAAAGAAGCTTTAGTTGAAAATAAGATCAAAAATCCAACAATAGATATTCTATTGAAGAAAAATATTTTAAGTATCAAAGACAATGCAAAAGGAATAGATTTAAAGATTATAGATAAAATTTTTGATTCTTATGTCACAAGTAAAACAAAAAATAATGGAAATGGAATTGGTTTGTATATGAGTAAAATGATTTTAAATAAAAATTTCGCTGCCAATATTACTGCTAAAAACTCTAAAAATGGGGCCATTTTTATTATTACTTTTAATTAATATTAAAGTATTTGCTCTCTTAACAAATACTTTTTTATTTAAGAAAAATTGATACCTTGAGATAAAATCGTTTCATTTCCATAATTTATACTTGAACTTAATCTTCTCATATAGTTTTTCCAGGCATCACTTCCACTTTCTCTTCCTCCCCCTGTGTCTTTTTCTCCTCCAAAAGCTGCACCTATTTCTGCACCTGAGGTTCCCACATTTACATTAGCAAGCCCACAATCAGAACCAAAGATAGATGTAAAAAGTTCTGCTTCTTTTAAATCGTTTGTAAAAATAGAAGAAGATAAACCTTGATTTACTTCATTGTTCATTTCTATGGCTTCTTTTATGTTTTCAAAGTCCATTAAATATAAAATGGGTGCAAAGGTTTCATTTTGAACAATTAAGGCTTTGTGATTTATTTTAACCAAAGCTGGTTTTACATAATAAGAGTTTGTTTCTTCTTTTTTGAAGATTCGCTCACCTCCATATAGAATTTCACCTTTTTGTTGTTCGATTAAATGTAGGGCTTCTTGCATATTTTCATAGGATTTTTTATTAATTAATGGTCCCATAATGTTTTTTGCTTCAAAAGGATTTCCAATCTTTAAACTTTTATAAGCAGCTATTAGTTTTTCTTGGAAGACTTTTTTAATGCTTTTATGCACAAAGAGTCGTCGTAAAGAAGTACATCGTTGTCCTGCTGTTCCAATAGCAGAAAACACTACTGCTTTTAATGCCAGGTCTAAATCAGCACTCTTACATACGATTAGAGCATTGTTTCCACCCAGTTCAAAGAGGGATTTGCCCAGACGTTTTGCTATTATGGGTGCTATTTTTTTACCCATGGCTACTGAACCTGTTGCTGAGATTAACGAAGATTTTTTATTCTTTAGAATATTTTTGGAGGCTTTTCTTGAGGCTATGATTACAGCAAATATATCTTGGGGATAGTCTTTGAATTTTTTTAAGGCTTTTTGCACCAGTAAAAAACACGCAAGTGCACACAAGGGAGCTTGATTTGAGGGTTTCCACAAAATAGTATTACCACATACTAAAGCAAGCATTGCATTCCAAGCCCAAACTGCCATGGGAAAATTAAAAGCGGAAATAATACTTATGGTTCCTAAGGGATACCATTGTTCTATGATTTTATGTTTATATCGCTCAGAAGTAATACTTAAACCGTATAACTGTCTAGATAGTCCAATGGCGAAATCACAGATATCAATAAATTCTTGCACTTCCCCCAACGCTTCTTCATATATTTTCCCTGATTCTAACGTGATTAAATACGCCAGGTCTTTTTTATTTTTTATGGCTTGCGTTTTTATTTCACTTATTAATAACGCTCTTTTAGGAGCAGGTACTTTTCTCCATTGTTTAAAACTCTTATGCAATCTATCTAGGGTTTCATCTACATGATAGGCTTTTAGTTCTCTAAAGGAAGCTGTTTTTTCATTGTTAATAGGTGAGAAAACAGGTTTTTTAGTTCCTTTTGAATAGATATAATCCTTAGCTATTAAAACAGAAGGATAATATCCATCTTTTTTGATCTTAGTCAAACCTAAGTTTTTAAGAATATCCTTATTCATAATTAATCCTTTTCTAAAAATTCTTGGGCAAATCTATTGGATACAAAATCTTCTAAAGAAATATCTTCTTGTTTAATAAAAGACGCTTTTTTAAGTTTATTATTCACATAAAGATCTAAAACTGTACATAAAGAGAGGGCTGTTGTGATTTGAAGGGCACTTAGTTTATGAGAATAAAATGTTTCATTATAAATCTTTCTTACATCTGTTTTTTGTTGTAGAAGGGAATTTTTTTTACCAATTACGGTACAAAATATCAAAACCAGATCTTCTTTTGTAGTAGGAATGGCATATTCTAAGATATCTTTTAAGATTTTTCTTCTTTTATTTTTACCTAAGTATAAATCATTGATTAAAAAATCCATTAAAGCTTTATGACCTTTATAACGTATGGTTTTATAATTTAATTCTTTTACTTTATTTTCTAAGGTCTCACATAAGGTTCCAAGACCTCCTGAGGTATTAAACGCTTCATACTCAAGCCCATTTAAGGAAAACTTTTCCAGACCTTCTAGGGCTTGTGTAGAGACTAATTTTGAGTCTTTTATTGCGAAACATTCATTACAATATTCATTAATTAAACCCTCCGTAGACCAAGTAAGATTGTAT
The genomic region above belongs to Campylobacteraceae bacterium and contains:
- a CDS encoding aldehyde dehydrogenase family protein; the encoded protein is MNKDILKNLGLTKIKKDGYYPSVLIAKDYIYSKGTKKPVFSPINNEKTASFRELKAYHVDETLDRLHKSFKQWRKVPAPKRALLISEIKTQAIKNKKDLAYLITLESGKIYEEALGEVQEFIDICDFAIGLSRQLYGLSITSERYKHKIIEQWYPLGTISIISAFNFPMAVWAWNAMLALVCGNTILWKPSNQAPLCALACFLLVQKALKKFKDYPQDIFAVIIASRKASKNILKNKKSSLISATGSVAMGKKIAPIIAKRLGKSLFELGGNNALIVCKSADLDLALKAVVFSAIGTAGQRCTSLRRLFVHKSIKKVFQEKLIAAYKSLKIGNPFEAKNIMGPLINKKSYENMQEALHLIEQQKGEILYGGERIFKKEETNSYYVKPALVKINHKALIVQNETFAPILYLMDFENIKEAIEMNNEVNQGLSSSIFTNDLKEAELFTSIFGSDCGLANVNVGTSGAEIGAAFGGEKDTGGGRESGSDAWKNYMRRLSSSINYGNETILSQGINFS
- a CDS encoding saccharopine dehydrogenase NADP-binding domain-containing protein, which produces MHKVIILGSGNIGFALALFLSKSNSYDVTVLGRKAKTLKKIQKNLKITVLKRDLEDKKSYENLLENYDTVISALPYYLNIFIAKLALKAKINYFDFTEDVKTTQAIKKIAKKAKENQVFIPQCGLAPGFISILAYSLYQQFDEVYSIKMRVGALPLNPSNKILYNLTWSTEGLINEYCNECFAIKDSKLVSTQALEGLEKFSLNGLEYEAFNTSGGLGTLCETLENKVKELNYKTIRYKGHKALMDFLINDLYLGKNKRRKILKDILEYAIPTTKEDLVLIFCTVIGKKNSLLQQKTDVRKIYNETFYSHKLSALQITTALSLCTVLDLYVNNKLKKASFIKQEDISLEDFVSNRFAQEFLEKD